Proteins from a genomic interval of Lolium perenne isolate Kyuss_39 chromosome 1, Kyuss_2.0, whole genome shotgun sequence:
- the LOC127336067 gene encoding uncharacterized protein, whose amino-acid sequence MTPDEIAAKERELADRTAALDAREAALNQQLTAANQLNTANPPNPTAALTSPIQNPTTAQTSNPNTYATTIKLHVPITLSFDDGNYTSWRELFLVALGRYGLTAHVTGKSTPSDTGPDSPWGRDDYTVLSWIYGSVSVDLLNIVMRPGATARTIWGAIEDLFHDNKKHRAIQLEADFRNTPQGDLSISDYCAKLKALADSLGDVGQPISDENLVLTLLRGLNENYAHLRSFLPFQVPFPTFLQTRSALLLEETQKKTDVKNAAATALWACGQSVQPPPGGPRPPPPPPPSAPGGAGGVGRGTGQLYANNNYRGGRGRGGGRGGRGRGRTDSPWQYNPWTGAPTRANLQQQPQAPWQQPPWSPRPWSAPAPGVLGPRPSFPAPQAYAAYGQPSTSYGPQPTPPPSYNQPALDPALVNALNNMQLSGGDWYMDSGASSHMASDPVYLSANPVQHRRTKHIELDIHFVREKVAIGAVCVLHVPSSSQYADIFTKGLPTALFQEFRSSLHVDYPPSSDCGGVLGNRHTRPIRPDCGG is encoded by the exons ATGACACCTGATGAAATCGCCGCCAAGGAGCGCGAGCTCGCGGATCGCACCGCTGCCCTCGACGCCCGCGAAGCCGCCCTCAATCAGCAGCTCACCGCTGCCAACCAACTCAACACCGCCAACCCACCCAACCCCACTGCTGCACTCACCTCTCCCATCCAAAACCCTACCACCGCCCAGACCTCCAACCCCAACACTTACGCCACCACCATCAAACTGCATGTGCCCATCACCCTGAGCTTCGATGACGGCAACTACACGAGCTGGCGCGAGCTCTTCCTCGTCGCCCTCGGTCGCTACGGTCTCACCGCCCACGTCACGGGCAAGTCCACTCCATCCGACACCGGCCCCGACTCCCCCTGGGGCCGCGACGACTACACCGTCCTCTCCTGGATCTACGGCTCCGTCTCCGTCGACCTCCTCAACATCGTCATGCGTCCCGGCGCCACCGCCCGCACCATCTGGGGCGCCATCGAGGACCTCTTCCACGACAACAAAAAGCACCGTGCCATTCAGTTGGAGGCTGACTTCCGCAACACACCGCAGGGGGACCTCTCCATCAGCGACTACTGCGCCAAGCTCAAGGCCCTCGCCGACTCTCTTGGCGACGTCGGGCAGCCCATCTCCGACGAGAATCTCGTGCTCACCCTCCTCCGAGGTCTTAACGAGAATTATGCGCATCTTCGTTCGTTTCTGCCGTTTCAGGTGCCCTTCCCCACGTTCCTGCAGACCCGGTCCGCCCTCCTCCTCGAAGAGACGCAGAAGAAGACCGACGTCAAAAACGCCGCAGCCACGGCACTCTGGGCTTGCGGCCAGAGCGTGCAGCCGCCGCCTGGCGGGCCtcggcctccaccaccaccaccaccatcagcgCCCGGGGGCGCAGGAGGCGTCGGCCGTGGCACCGGCCAACTCTACGCCAACAACAACTACCGTGGCGGCCGCGGTCGCGGAGGTGGCCGCGGCGGGCGTGGACGCGGTCGCACCGACTCCCCCTGGCAGTACAATCCGTGGACGGGCGCTCCCACTCGTGCCAACCTTCAGCAGCAGCCCCAGGCACCATGGCAGCAGCCACCCTGGTCCCCTCGGCCATGGTCTGCTCCTGCCCCTGGAGTACTTGGTCCGCGCCCCAGCTTCCCTGCGCCGCAGGCCTATGCTGCATACGGGCAGCCCTCCACCAGCTACGGTCCTCAGCCGACACCGCCACCGAGCTACAACCAACCGGCCTTGGACCCTGCCCTCGTCAACGCCCTGAACAATATGCAACTCTCAGGAGGCGACTGGTACATGGATTCTGGAGCATCCTCCCACATGGCATCCGACCCCG TATATCTTTCcgccaacccggttcaacatcgcaggacaaagcacattgagctGGACATACACTTTGTACGGGAGAAGGTGGCCATTGGAGCTGTCTGTGTTCTTCATGTACCCTCCAGCTCTCAGTATGCCGATATATTCACCAAGGGGCTACCTACAGCATTGTTCCAGGAATTCAGATCCAGTCTTCACGTCGACTACCCTCCTAGTTCAGACTGCGGGGGCGTGTTAGGCAACCGACATACTAGGCCCATCAGGCCAGATTGTGGTGGTTAG
- the LOC139833701 gene encoding uncharacterized protein, translated as MEDYVKLNVDACYDVNSGTGSCGAIIRDHRGMFIGACNRTIPFVSDAPSAEAMGLHDGLLLAGQVGCNRIEINSDCIEVIETMNDGGNSLGPAAAIYEECNFLGRNFAVAKFAHCPREANVAADL; from the coding sequence ATGGAAGATTATGTGAAGCTGAATGTTGATGCGTGCTATGACGTGAATTCTGGTACAGGGAGTTGTGGCGCGATCATTAGGGATCATAGGGGTATGTTTATTGGAGCATGCAACCGCACTATCCCTTTTGTGTCTGATGCGCCGTCGGCAGAGGCTATGGGACTTCATGATGGTCTTCTTCTTGCTGGACAAGTTGGATGTAATAGAATCGAGATTAATTCTGATTGTATTGAGGTGATTGAAACAATGAATGACGGAGGAAATTCTCTAGGACCTGCTGCGGCCATATATGAGGAATGCAACTTCCTTGGTAGGAATTTTGCTGTTGCCAAATTTGCTCATTGTCCTAGAGAAGCCAATGTTGCGGCTGATCTTTAG
- the LOC127317755 gene encoding probable xylan O-acetyltransferase 9: MTKAAVQSSSAPAIAAFLLVAKKARFSPFVLLSLLFMLLFSFLYGEELAALIGQRDRPHSSDLDVNLSAGGHQQPAETEAGWTTKKKRWQGRLPFAVNEEDEDEECDVFSGSWVKDEAAHPLYREEECPYIPPQLTCQAQGRPDRGYQSWRWQPHDCTLPAFNATQMLETLRDKRMMFVGDSLNRGQFTSMVCLLQSAIPSPEARSFEASPDQQHTVFTARDYNATVEFYWAPFLLQSNADDAVLHKISDRTVRNGSIAHHGRHWEGADVLVFNTYLWWCSGLRFRIMNGPIEEAKEEEMVWVSTEEAYGMAFRDMLQWVRDNMDFNSTRVFFTSMSPTHGKSQDWGDAPGGNCYNETAMIEDAEYWGTDSRRSVMRVIREILDGDGADVPVTFLNITQLSMYRKDAHTSIYKKQWNPLTPEQIADPRTYADCVHWCLPGLQDTWNELLYTKLFYP; encoded by the exons ATGACGAAGGCAGCTGTTCAGTCCTCATCGGCGCCCGCCATCGCCGCCTTCTTGTTGGTCGCCAAGAAGGCGCGCTTCTCCCCGTTCGTCTTGCTGTCGCTGCTCTTCatgctcctcttctccttcctgtACGGAGAAGAGCTCGCGGCACTCATCGGCCAGCGGGACCGACCACATTCTTCAGACCTCGACGTCAACCTCAGCGCCGGTGGGCATCAGCAACCGGCCG AGACGGAGGCGGGgtggacgacgaagaagaagcgaTGGCAGGGGAGGTTGCCGTTCGCGGTGAACGAGGAGGACGAAGACGAGGAGTGCGACGTGTTCTCGGGCAGTTGGGTAAAGGACGAGGCGGCGCACCCGCTGTACCGGGAGGAGGAGTGCCCCTACATCCCGCCGCAGCTCACCTGCCAGGCGCAGGGACGGCCCGACAGGGGGTATCAGTCGTGGCGATGGCAGCCGCACGACTGCACCCTCCCCGC GTTCAACGCGACGCAGATGCTGGAGACGCTGCGTGACAAGCGGATGATGTTCGTGGGGGACTCGCTGAACCGCGGGCAGTTCACGTCGATGGTGTGCCTCCTCCAGTCCGCCATCCCGTCGCCGGAGGCCAGGTCGTTCGAGGCGTCCCCGGACCAGCAGCACACCGTGTTCACCGCCAGGGACTACAACGCCACGGTGGAGTTCTACTGGGCGCCCTTCCTACTGCAGTCCAACGCCGATGACGCCGTGCTGCACAAGATCTCCGACCGCACCGTGCGCAACGGCTCCATCGCCCACCACGGCCGCCACTGGGAGGGCGCCGACGTCCTCGTCTTCAACACCTACCTCTGGTGGTGCAGCGGCCTACGCTTCAGGATCAT GAACGGGCCGATCGAGGAGGCGAAGGAGGAGGAGATGGTGTGGGTGTCGACGGAGGAGGCGTACGGCATGGCGTTCCGGGACATGCTGCAGTGGGTCAGGGACAACATGGACTTCAACAGCACCAGGGTCTTCTTCACCAGCATGTCGCCCACCCACGGCAA GAGCCAGGACTGGGGGGACGCGCCGGGGGGCAACTGCTACAACGAGACGGCGATGATCGAGGACGCCGAGTACTGGGGCACGGACAGCCGGCGGAGCGTCATGCGGGTGATCAGAGAGATCCTCGACGGCGATGGCGCTGACGTGCCCGTGACGTTCCTCAACATCACGCAGCTGTCCATGTACCGCAAGGACGCGCACACCTCCATCTACAAGAAGCAATGGAACCCGCTGACGCCGgagcagatcgccgaccccaggacCTACGCCGACTGCGTGCACTGGTGCCTCCCAGGCCTCCAGGACACATGGAACGAGCTCCTCTACACCAAGCTCTTCTATCCTTAA